The proteins below are encoded in one region of Streptomyces sp. NBC_00490:
- a CDS encoding HEAT repeat domain-containing protein: MLIGEVARRSGVSARMLRHYESLGLLRPSARTGSGYREYSGDDIRRIFHIESLRSLGLSLREIGRALDDPGFTPSALVDDLIRQTRERIAAETELLTRLRRIDAAEPAGWEDVLQIVVFLQALGSKSPAARQRAALSPDAEIPVEALVEAVLRESEPNVAGALRWALARSGDGATALLAKGLGSPVAAVRERAVRSLAELPGDEATARLRDALTDPDAVVRGHAALALGTRGVAEAVPALVDLIVEGRNDTEAADALSTLAGDTATADRIATRLVDHLAHDTTEAPARVRLTQALADIPGPTASGALMELSGDGDRAVALTAAYLLRLRDAG, encoded by the coding sequence GTGCTGATCGGTGAGGTGGCGCGACGGTCCGGGGTCAGTGCCCGCATGCTCAGGCATTACGAGTCGCTCGGACTGCTGCGGCCCTCCGCCCGTACGGGCTCCGGCTACCGGGAGTACTCCGGCGACGACATCCGGCGGATCTTCCACATCGAGAGCCTGCGGTCGCTGGGGCTGTCGCTGCGGGAGATCGGGCGGGCGCTGGACGATCCCGGTTTCACGCCCTCGGCGCTGGTCGACGACCTCATCCGGCAGACCCGCGAACGCATCGCGGCCGAGACCGAGCTGCTCACACGCCTTCGCAGGATCGACGCCGCCGAGCCCGCCGGCTGGGAGGACGTCCTCCAGATCGTCGTGTTCCTCCAGGCGCTGGGGTCGAAGAGCCCTGCCGCCCGCCAGCGCGCGGCCCTTTCCCCAGACGCCGAGATTCCGGTGGAGGCCCTGGTCGAGGCGGTGCTCAGGGAGTCGGAGCCGAACGTCGCCGGAGCCCTCCGCTGGGCCCTGGCGCGATCCGGCGACGGCGCCACGGCACTGCTGGCCAAGGGCCTCGGCTCACCGGTGGCCGCCGTGCGGGAACGTGCCGTCCGGTCCCTCGCCGAGCTGCCCGGCGACGAGGCCACCGCCCGGCTGCGGGACGCCCTCACGGACCCGGATGCCGTGGTCCGCGGCCATGCGGCTCTGGCGCTCGGGACGCGGGGAGTGGCCGAAGCGGTCCCGGCTCTCGTCGACCTGATCGTGGAGGGCCGGAACGACACCGAGGCGGCCGACGCCCTGAGCACGCTGGCGGGCGACACCGCGACGGCGGACCGGATCGCCACCAGGCTCGTCGACCACCTCGCCCACGACACCACCGAGGCGCCCGCACGCGTACGGCTGACGCAGGCGCTGGCGGACATCCCGGGGCCCACGGCTTCGGGCGCCCTCATGGAGCTGTCCGGCGACGGGGACCGTGCCGTCGCGCTCACGGCGGCCTACCTTCTTCGGCTACGGGACGCGGGGTGA
- a CDS encoding SDR family oxidoreductase — translation MTKTAPLLVTGGTGTLGGHVVPLLRAAGHEVRVLSRGAREGGDGVEYVTGDLLTGEGVAAAVAGVETVLHLAGGPKGDDEATRNLVRACVGTDVRHLVQISVIGADRVPLAWLRSKLDAERAVAGSGIPWTTLRAAQFHDLTLTMIEKMTKLPVLPVPGGLRLQPVDSAEVAARLVELTLGEPQGLVPDIAGPKTYDIAELARPYLELRGKRTRLRMPVRIPGKAGKAYRAGANLTLRGAETGKRTWEEFLAGRVE, via the coding sequence ATGACGAAGACGGCACCCCTTCTGGTCACCGGCGGCACGGGCACCCTGGGCGGTCACGTGGTTCCGCTGCTGCGGGCGGCCGGTCACGAGGTGCGGGTCCTGAGCCGCGGTGCCCGCGAGGGCGGGGACGGCGTCGAGTACGTCACCGGCGATCTCCTGACGGGGGAGGGCGTGGCGGCGGCGGTGGCCGGTGTGGAGACGGTCCTGCATCTGGCGGGCGGGCCGAAGGGGGACGACGAGGCGACCCGGAATCTGGTGCGGGCCTGCGTCGGCACCGACGTGCGCCACCTCGTCCAGATCTCGGTCATCGGCGCCGACCGCGTGCCGCTGGCCTGGCTGCGGAGCAAGCTCGACGCGGAGCGGGCCGTCGCCGGCTCGGGCATCCCCTGGACGACCCTGCGGGCGGCCCAGTTCCACGACCTGACCCTCACGATGATCGAGAAGATGACGAAGCTGCCGGTGCTCCCGGTGCCCGGAGGCCTGCGTCTTCAGCCGGTGGACTCGGCCGAAGTGGCGGCGCGACTCGTCGAGTTGACGCTGGGGGAGCCCCAAGGGCTGGTACCCGACATCGCGGGTCCGAAGACGTACGACATCGCCGAGCTGGCCCGTCCATACCTCGAACTCCGCGGAAAGCGGACCCGGTTGAGGATGCCGGTGCGGATACCGGGCAAGGCGGGGAAGGCGTACCGGGCGGGGGCGAACCTCACGCTGCGGGGGGCGGAGACGGGGAAGCGCACGTGGGAGGAGTTCCTGGCGGGGCGCGTGGAGTGA
- a CDS encoding AI-2E family transporter, with protein MTATLSSTRARAALRTSARTSGELLLVLLMLAVTLWILGRMWSIVWPLLIGLLLTTLTWPPTRFLRRRGWKPALAASVVTVLFLLVAMGVVALIAVPVASQSGELSDGVFKGIQELREWAAGPPLNIDDAQINKAFDTAVSRAQGSLGNVAGAVVTGVSTVLNGLVTAVVALFLMFFFLKDGPRFLPWLARQLPGRLATDVPTVADRAWNTLGAFVRSQAAVGLIDAVLIGLGLWILGVPLVLPLAVLTFVSAFVPIVGALFAGFVAVLIALVSNGLTDALIVLAIIVVVQQLEGNVLQPIIQSRGLGLHAAVILLAVTLGGSLFGIVGSLLAVPVTALIAVCWDYVREQLSEPSEGPGPGTDGLDTDAPVPS; from the coding sequence GTGACTGCGACGTTGAGTTCCACGCGAGCCCGGGCCGCGCTGCGTACATCCGCGCGGACCTCCGGGGAGTTGCTGCTCGTCCTGCTGATGCTCGCGGTGACTCTGTGGATCCTGGGCCGGATGTGGTCGATCGTCTGGCCGCTGCTGATCGGCCTGCTGCTGACCACGCTGACCTGGCCGCCGACTCGGTTCCTGCGGCGTCGCGGGTGGAAGCCCGCTCTGGCCGCGTCGGTCGTGACGGTGCTGTTCCTTCTGGTCGCCATGGGGGTCGTGGCGCTGATCGCGGTGCCGGTGGCATCGCAGTCCGGGGAACTGAGCGACGGGGTGTTCAAGGGCATTCAGGAGCTGCGCGAGTGGGCCGCCGGGCCGCCGTTGAACATCGATGACGCGCAGATCAACAAGGCCTTCGACACCGCTGTCTCCCGCGCGCAGGGCAGTCTGGGCAACGTGGCGGGCGCTGTCGTCACGGGAGTGAGCACCGTGCTGAACGGTCTGGTCACCGCAGTGGTGGCCCTCTTCCTGATGTTCTTCTTCCTCAAGGACGGTCCACGGTTCCTGCCGTGGCTGGCCCGGCAGCTGCCCGGCCGACTCGCCACCGACGTCCCGACCGTGGCCGACCGCGCCTGGAACACCCTGGGCGCGTTCGTGCGTTCGCAGGCGGCTGTCGGTCTGATCGACGCCGTTCTGATCGGGCTGGGGCTGTGGATCCTGGGCGTACCCCTCGTGCTTCCGCTGGCGGTGCTGACCTTCGTCTCCGCGTTCGTGCCGATCGTCGGTGCCCTGTTCGCCGGTTTCGTCGCGGTGCTCATCGCGCTGGTCTCCAACGGCCTGACGGACGCGCTGATCGTGCTGGCGATCATCGTGGTGGTGCAGCAGCTCGAGGGCAACGTGCTCCAGCCCATCATCCAAAGTCGTGGGCTCGGCCTCCACGCGGCCGTGATCCTGCTGGCGGTGACCTTGGGCGGCAGTCTGTTCGGCATCGTGGGGAGCCTGCTCGCGGTGCCGGTCACGGCGCTGATCGCGGTGTGCTGGGACTATGTGCGCGAGCAGCTCAGCGAACCGTCCGAAGGCCCGGGGCCGGGGACCGACGGGCTGGACACGGACGCCCCCGTCCCGTCCTAG
- a CDS encoding iron-siderophore ABC transporter substrate-binding protein, which produces MRAVRTKAVLAAVAIGGLLVGCSSTDAGAKKDEGSRSNVIGASAGASEGASEGPSAAPTALAAGMGSDQDTDGTFPRTVTHFKGETTLKTEPKKIAVLSTGQLDDLLSLGLVPTATTRADNAGLVPGYLADAFPEDRAELAGMTDAGTRQAPNLESLAAAKPDLILANDSLGDLYPKLSKIAPTVITAGNGINWKRDLLLVGAAVGKGQRAQELLDDIVADAKKQGAALGTGPTVSMVRFTPDRTRMFGVSSFTGSLAVDMGLDRPESQRFHAISEDIGPESVDTADGDWIFYSVQGDAKKTDASSVLAGPLWKSMKAVRAGHTVKVDDDPWYLNAGPTAARLVVRQLTEHIGE; this is translated from the coding sequence GTGCGCGCAGTGAGAACGAAGGCCGTCCTGGCCGCGGTCGCCATCGGAGGGCTCCTCGTCGGCTGTTCGTCGACGGACGCGGGCGCGAAGAAGGACGAAGGCTCCCGCAGCAACGTCATCGGCGCCTCCGCAGGCGCTTCGGAAGGCGCTTCGGAAGGCCCCTCCGCAGCCCCCACCGCCCTCGCCGCCGGCATGGGCTCCGACCAGGACACCGACGGCACCTTCCCCCGCACGGTCACCCATTTCAAGGGCGAAACGACCCTCAAGACCGAGCCGAAGAAGATAGCCGTGCTCAGCACCGGCCAGCTCGACGACCTGCTGTCCCTGGGCCTCGTCCCCACCGCGACCACCCGCGCCGACAACGCCGGACTCGTCCCCGGCTACCTCGCCGACGCCTTCCCCGAGGACAGGGCCGAGCTCGCCGGCATGACCGACGCGGGCACCCGCCAGGCCCCCAACCTCGAATCGCTCGCCGCCGCGAAGCCGGACCTGATCCTCGCCAACGACTCCCTCGGCGACCTCTACCCCAAGCTGTCGAAGATCGCGCCCACCGTGATCACCGCGGGCAACGGCATCAACTGGAAGCGCGACCTCCTGCTCGTCGGCGCGGCCGTCGGCAAGGGGCAGCGGGCCCAGGAACTGCTCGACGACATCGTGGCCGACGCCAAGAAGCAGGGCGCGGCACTCGGCACCGGCCCCACCGTCTCCATGGTCCGCTTCACCCCCGACCGCACCCGCATGTTCGGCGTCTCCTCCTTCACCGGCTCCCTCGCCGTGGACATGGGCCTCGACCGCCCCGAGTCCCAGCGGTTCCACGCCATTTCGGAGGACATCGGGCCGGAGAGCGTCGACACCGCCGACGGGGACTGGATCTTCTACTCCGTGCAGGGCGACGCGAAGAAGACCGACGCCTCGAGCGTCCTCGCCGGCCCGCTGTGGAAGTCCATGAAGGCGGTCCGGGCCGGACACACGGTGAAGGTCGACGACGACCCCTGGTATCTCAACGCCGGTCCCACCGCCGCGCGTCTGGTCGTACGACAGCTCACCGAGCACATCGGCGAGTGA
- a CDS encoding sensor histidine kinase, protein MRLVVAFGLVAALATMTTGALAFREARNGVLKQSQDTVIAQLRAQVGRLAPDVPYPPSRQALRQFAVDVARAEPAATWRVLVRYKGISETSAPGDPFDALTPAVREAVDASQATVFQRVRDGGRTSLLVGMSVVFAGPTGGVPVLSGVQVFLTVPQTGEQASVDALVTAVERAMVPALGAAVLLALFAARGVLRPVRALRRATRSIAEGHLDTRLDVNGSDELADLSHTFNETATALEQSVAELRAMEARARRFVADVSHELRTPLAAMSAVTDVLDEEAGHLDPDTATAVRLISEETVKLARLVEDLMEVSRFDAGAAVLHLDEIDLAESIRRTLASRGWSDEVETALPGPDELRGRVDPRRLDVVVANLVGNALRHGARPVRIRLSAGVPAEGVPASVPAAASVIVEVTDSGPGIPADVLPYVFERFYKSDSARTRTEGSGLGLAITEENVRMHGGTIRAANRPEGGAVFTVELPLRRDESESGGSS, encoded by the coding sequence ATGCGGCTGGTCGTGGCGTTCGGGCTCGTCGCCGCCCTGGCCACCATGACGACCGGCGCCCTGGCCTTCCGGGAGGCCCGCAACGGGGTCCTCAAGCAGAGCCAGGACACGGTGATCGCGCAACTGCGCGCCCAAGTCGGGCGCCTCGCACCGGACGTGCCGTATCCCCCGTCCCGGCAGGCGCTGAGGCAGTTCGCCGTGGACGTGGCCCGCGCCGAACCTGCGGCCACCTGGCGGGTGTTGGTCCGCTACAAAGGGATCTCCGAGACCTCGGCCCCGGGCGACCCCTTCGACGCGCTGACGCCGGCCGTGCGCGAGGCCGTCGACGCGAGCCAGGCCACGGTGTTCCAGCGGGTGCGCGACGGCGGACGTACCTCGCTGCTCGTCGGTATGTCGGTCGTCTTCGCCGGCCCCACCGGGGGCGTTCCGGTGCTGTCCGGCGTCCAGGTCTTCCTGACCGTGCCCCAGACCGGCGAACAGGCGTCCGTCGACGCCCTGGTCACCGCGGTGGAGCGGGCGATGGTCCCGGCCCTCGGCGCCGCCGTACTCCTCGCCCTGTTCGCCGCGCGCGGCGTACTGCGTCCGGTCCGTGCCCTGCGCCGCGCCACCCGCAGCATCGCCGAGGGCCACCTCGACACGCGCCTCGACGTCAACGGCTCCGACGAACTCGCCGATCTGTCCCACACGTTCAACGAGACCGCGACGGCCCTGGAGCAGTCCGTCGCCGAACTGCGCGCCATGGAGGCGCGGGCCCGCCGTTTCGTGGCGGACGTCTCCCACGAACTGCGCACCCCGCTGGCCGCGATGTCGGCGGTCACCGACGTCCTCGACGAGGAGGCCGGGCACCTCGATCCCGACACGGCCACCGCGGTACGGCTGATCAGCGAGGAGACGGTCAAACTCGCCCGTCTGGTCGAGGACTTGATGGAGGTCTCCCGTTTCGACGCGGGCGCGGCGGTCCTCCACCTGGACGAGATCGACCTCGCCGAGTCGATCCGCCGCACCCTCGCCTCCCGCGGCTGGTCGGACGAGGTGGAGACGGCCCTGCCGGGCCCCGACGAACTGCGCGGAAGGGTCGACCCGCGGCGGCTGGACGTGGTCGTGGCCAACCTGGTCGGCAACGCGCTGCGGCACGGGGCGCGGCCGGTGCGGATCCGGTTGTCGGCGGGCGTACCGGCGGAGGGGGTACCGGCGTCCGTACCGGCTGCCGCCTCGGTGATCGTCGAGGTGACGGACAGCGGCCCCGGCATCCCGGCCGACGTACTGCCGTACGTCTTCGAGCGCTTCTACAAGTCGGACAGCGCGCGCACCCGTACGGAGGGCAGCGGGCTGGGCCTCGCGATCACGGAGGAGAACGTACGGATGCACGGCGGGACGATCCGCGCGGCGAACCGCCCCGAGGGCGGCGCGGTCTTCACCGTAGAACTGCCGCTGCGACGGGACGAGTCGGAGAGCGGGGGGTCTTCATGA
- the msrA gene encoding peptide-methionine (S)-S-oxide reductase MsrA yields the protein MAAQTQRAVLAGGCFWGMEELIRRLPGVTATRVGYTGGDVPNATYRNHGTHAEAIEILFDPEKTDFRAILEFFFQIHDPSTKNRQGNDIGLSYRSAIYYVDDEQKRIAEDTIADVDASGLWPGKVVTEVEPVGPFWEAEPEHQDYLQRYPDGYTCHFPRPGWRLPARAEG from the coding sequence ATGGCTGCGCAGACGCAGAGGGCCGTGCTGGCGGGCGGATGCTTCTGGGGGATGGAGGAGCTGATCCGCCGACTTCCGGGCGTGACGGCGACCCGGGTGGGATACACCGGGGGTGACGTGCCGAACGCGACGTACCGCAACCACGGCACGCACGCGGAGGCCATCGAGATCCTCTTCGACCCCGAGAAGACCGACTTCCGCGCGATCCTGGAATTCTTCTTCCAGATCCACGACCCGAGCACCAAGAACCGGCAGGGCAACGACATCGGTCTGAGCTACCGCTCGGCGATCTACTACGTGGACGACGAGCAGAAGCGGATCGCCGAGGACACGATCGCGGACGTGGACGCCTCGGGCCTGTGGCCCGGCAAGGTCGTCACCGAGGTGGAGCCGGTGGGCCCGTTCTGGGAGGCCGAGCCGGAGCACCAGGACTACCTGCAGCGTTACCCGGACGGCTACACCTGCCACTTCCCGCGCCCGGGATGGCGGCTGCCCGCCCGCGCCGAGGGCTGA
- a CDS encoding FecCD family ABC transporter permease: MTARLAWPAAVLAVAAAALLSLAVGTRPVPPSAVLDALLHGGGSPDALVVRSLRLPRTEVGLTAGAALGLAGAALQGVTRNPLADPGILGLSQGAAAGVVLAIALGLANGFAGYVRYAFAGAVVAACLVYALAARGRGGASPVKLALAGTAFSAMTAGGTTVVLTSSSATLDQFRFWQVGALSGRDAGTVVRMLPFLCAGAVLVLACARGLDALALGDETARALGHRVRLVRGSAALGATLLTAAAVAAAGPIAFVGLAVPHLARRLVRGGHRAVLPLSALLGAALLLGADVAGRVVRAPAEVPAGVMTALVGVPVLVVLVRRRGMAS; the protein is encoded by the coding sequence GTGACCGCACGTCTCGCCTGGCCGGCGGCCGTCCTCGCGGTGGCCGCCGCGGCACTGCTCAGCCTCGCCGTCGGCACCCGACCCGTCCCGCCCTCGGCCGTCCTCGACGCGCTGCTGCACGGCGGGGGCTCACCGGACGCGCTCGTCGTACGGTCCCTGCGGCTGCCCCGCACCGAGGTCGGGCTCACCGCCGGGGCCGCGCTCGGGCTCGCGGGCGCCGCGCTCCAGGGCGTCACCCGCAACCCCCTCGCCGACCCCGGCATCCTCGGGCTGAGCCAGGGCGCCGCGGCCGGGGTCGTGCTGGCCATCGCCCTCGGCCTCGCGAACGGCTTCGCCGGTTACGTCCGGTACGCCTTCGCCGGTGCCGTCGTCGCCGCGTGCCTGGTGTACGCCCTCGCCGCGCGTGGCCGGGGCGGGGCCTCGCCGGTGAAGCTGGCGCTGGCGGGGACGGCGTTCTCGGCGATGACGGCCGGCGGGACGACGGTGGTCCTGACGTCGAGTTCGGCGACGCTGGATCAGTTCCGGTTCTGGCAGGTGGGCGCGTTGAGCGGCCGGGACGCCGGGACGGTCGTACGGATGCTGCCGTTCCTGTGTGCCGGGGCGGTGCTGGTGCTGGCCTGTGCGCGAGGACTGGACGCGCTGGCGCTCGGCGACGAGACGGCTCGGGCGCTGGGGCACCGGGTGCGTCTCGTACGGGGTTCCGCGGCGCTCGGCGCGACGCTGCTGACCGCCGCCGCGGTGGCCGCGGCGGGACCCATCGCCTTCGTGGGGCTCGCGGTGCCGCATCTGGCCCGGCGGCTGGTCCGTGGCGGGCACCGGGCGGTGCTGCCGCTGTCGGCGCTGCTGGGAGCCGCGCTGCTGCTCGGCGCCGATGTGGCGGGCCGGGTGGTGCGGGCTCCCGCGGAGGTGCCGGCCGGGGTCATGACCGCGCTGGTCGGAGTGCCCGTGCTGGTGGTTCTCGTACGACGCAGAGGCATGGCCTCGTGA
- a CDS encoding response regulator transcription factor, which yields MPRVLLIEDDRAVREGVALALRRQGHDVAAAATGEDGMAHLTSFRPDVVVLDLMLPGMTGLDVCRGIRSVDQTLPIVMATARGDDVDIVVGLEAGADDYVVKPVQAGVLNARIRAVLRRAGGTAPDGGGLPRIDTHGDLAIDRAGLTVTVAGTPVALAPSELRLLLTLSASPGQVFSRQQLLEAVWEHSYHGDARLVDACVKRLRAKMGEPPRDPRYIQTVRGFGYRFAAK from the coding sequence ATGCCACGAGTTCTGCTGATCGAAGACGACCGCGCCGTCCGCGAAGGGGTCGCCCTGGCACTGCGTCGCCAGGGACACGACGTCGCCGCCGCCGCGACCGGCGAGGACGGCATGGCGCACCTGACGTCCTTCCGCCCCGACGTCGTGGTCCTCGATCTGATGCTGCCCGGCATGACCGGCCTGGACGTGTGCCGGGGCATCCGCTCCGTCGACCAGACCCTGCCGATCGTCATGGCGACCGCGCGGGGCGACGACGTGGACATCGTCGTGGGCCTGGAGGCGGGCGCCGACGACTACGTCGTCAAGCCGGTGCAGGCCGGTGTGCTGAACGCCCGTATCCGCGCGGTACTTCGCCGGGCCGGCGGCACCGCGCCCGACGGCGGCGGCCTGCCGAGGATCGACACCCACGGCGACCTCGCCATCGACCGGGCCGGTCTCACCGTCACCGTCGCGGGGACCCCGGTCGCCCTCGCCCCCTCCGAACTCCGCCTCCTGCTCACCCTCTCCGCCTCGCCCGGACAGGTCTTCAGCAGACAGCAACTGCTGGAGGCGGTCTGGGAGCACAGCTACCACGGCGACGCCCGCCTGGTGGACGCCTGCGTGAAACGCCTGCGCGCCAAGATGGGCGAACCGCCGCGGGACCCGCGCTACATACAGACGGTGCGTGGCTTCGGCTATCGGTTCGCGGCCAAGTGA
- a CDS encoding Crp/Fnr family transcriptional regulator: protein MSNHSPESGLPLLVEDEVAALEDLGHVLRYPSGSVLFGEGEETDFALLIRSGHVKVQIGNPPHIVALRGPGEIIGEMAAVRQKPRSASVFALDDVEALYLPATTWLHFLYEHPRAMHAQLIAADERLEEATRKSVESFLGVEQRLAKGLVELTSKELGIQTENGLALRFSQQDLADLVGASRESVTQVIRKFKERGIVTTGRQVITIRDLPSLSRIAEGNFTASS, encoded by the coding sequence GTGAGTAATCATTCCCCGGAAAGCGGTCTTCCCCTCCTCGTGGAAGACGAGGTAGCCGCACTGGAAGATCTGGGCCATGTACTGCGATACCCCTCCGGCAGCGTCCTCTTCGGAGAGGGCGAGGAGACGGACTTCGCCCTACTCATTCGCAGTGGACACGTCAAGGTGCAGATCGGGAATCCTCCACACATCGTGGCCCTCCGCGGCCCAGGCGAGATCATCGGCGAAATGGCCGCAGTCAGACAGAAACCACGCTCGGCCAGCGTCTTCGCCCTCGATGACGTAGAGGCGTTGTACTTGCCTGCCACGACATGGCTTCACTTCTTGTACGAGCACCCGCGCGCAATGCACGCTCAACTGATCGCCGCCGATGAACGCCTCGAGGAAGCGACCCGCAAGAGCGTCGAGTCTTTCCTGGGCGTAGAGCAGAGACTCGCTAAGGGGCTAGTCGAACTGACCTCGAAGGAGCTGGGAATCCAGACTGAGAACGGACTCGCTTTGCGGTTTAGCCAACAGGATCTCGCGGATCTGGTCGGCGCATCACGCGAATCGGTGACGCAAGTGATCAGAAAGTTCAAAGAGAGAGGTATTGTAACCACTGGACGTCAGGTAATCACAATTCGAGATCTCCCGTCATTGTCCCGTATCGCCGAGGGGAATTTTACCGCCTCATCCTAG
- a CDS encoding DUF3152 domain-containing protein, which produces MTAHTSTPARSRRRRRGATHASGRRRGTGRVWAGLVALTVLGAAGFAAAQWAPPGDGEARTDAGRKTAPDQTATPTSTPAPTTDARSTQRAKPAPAPSRKTSPRTIPATGPGTFVTASGGSPKAGNGRALRYRVEVETGLDLSTADVAEQVDRILADPRGWTADGTSAFQRISSGAADFVVKVATPGTVDKICATQGLDTGGEYNCSVNDDVMVNLKRWELATQYYADDVRSYRALIVNHEVGHFLHHGHVTCPGPGEPAPAMMQQIKGLKGCVPNVWPYDAQGRLITGPAVP; this is translated from the coding sequence ATGACCGCCCACACCAGCACACCCGCCCGTTCCCGACGCCGCCGACGCGGCGCCACACACGCCTCCGGGCGGCGGCGCGGAACGGGTCGCGTGTGGGCGGGCCTGGTCGCCCTGACCGTCCTCGGTGCCGCCGGGTTCGCAGCCGCCCAGTGGGCGCCGCCCGGGGACGGGGAGGCCAGGACGGATGCCGGGCGGAAGACGGCCCCCGACCAAACTGCAACACCGACATCGACCCCGGCGCCGACGACCGACGCGCGCTCCACCCAGCGGGCCAAACCGGCCCCCGCCCCGTCCCGCAAGACCTCGCCCCGCACGATCCCCGCGACCGGCCCCGGAACCTTCGTCACCGCGTCCGGCGGCAGCCCCAAGGCCGGCAACGGAAGGGCCCTGCGCTACCGCGTCGAGGTCGAGACGGGGCTCGACCTGTCCACGGCGGACGTGGCCGAGCAGGTGGACCGCATCCTGGCGGACCCCCGGGGCTGGACTGCGGACGGCACCTCCGCCTTCCAGCGGATCTCCTCGGGGGCCGCCGACTTCGTGGTCAAGGTCGCGACTCCGGGCACCGTCGACAAGATCTGCGCGACGCAGGGCCTGGACACCGGGGGTGAGTACAACTGCAGCGTGAACGACGACGTCATGGTCAACCTCAAGCGCTGGGAACTGGCCACCCAGTACTACGCCGACGACGTACGGTCCTACCGGGCCCTGATCGTCAACCACGAGGTCGGCCACTTCCTGCACCACGGCCACGTCACCTGCCCCGGCCCCGGCGAACCCGCCCCGGCGATGATGCAGCAGATCAAGGGCCTGAAGGGCTGTGTCCCCAACGTCTGGCCCTACGACGCCCAGGGACGGCTCATCACCGGACCGGCCGTGCCCTGA
- a CDS encoding DUF4291 domain-containing protein — protein MEQPRHQIRAAHTASTITVYQAYSPALGLPAAREGRFPAAWKRDRMTWIKPSFLWMMYRCGWATKEGQETVLAVEITRDGFEWALRHACLSGYVRGLHPDRAAWQRQLKSAPARVQWDPERDLHLRPLPHRALQLGLSGEAVRRYADEWTVAIRDVTPLAREIHARVCGGDLDSAARLLPEELPFPEADGLLTHLRG, from the coding sequence ATGGAACAGCCCCGCCACCAGATCCGTGCGGCCCACACGGCATCCACGATCACCGTCTACCAGGCGTACTCCCCCGCCCTCGGCCTGCCGGCCGCCCGCGAGGGCCGCTTCCCGGCGGCGTGGAAGCGCGACCGGATGACGTGGATCAAGCCCAGCTTTCTCTGGATGATGTACCGCTGCGGCTGGGCCACGAAGGAGGGGCAGGAGACCGTGCTCGCCGTCGAGATCACCCGTGACGGCTTCGAGTGGGCGCTGCGCCACGCGTGCCTGTCCGGCTACGTCCGCGGTCTGCACCCCGACCGGGCCGCCTGGCAGCGCCAGTTGAAAAGCGCACCCGCCCGTGTGCAGTGGGATCCCGAGCGGGACCTGCACCTGCGGCCCCTGCCCCACCGCGCCCTGCAACTCGGCCTCTCCGGCGAGGCCGTACGGCGATACGCGGACGAGTGGACGGTCGCCATCCGTGACGTGACCCCGCTCGCCCGCGAGATACACGCACGGGTCTGCGGCGGCGATCTGGACTCCGCCGCCCGGCTGCTGCCCGAGGAACTCCCCTTCCCCGAGGCCGACGGACTCCTCACCCACCTGCGGGGATGA
- a CDS encoding HEAT repeat domain-containing protein, translating into MTMTRQDTDEPAVLRQLEDDRSSVRLRAAMAVGTTPEPRFVDKLVERCAIEPEFFVRDMLTWALARHPVSVTLPVLLREVRSERAQARSQALHTLSKIGDRQAWPAITRALLCDADDEVARSAWRAAVVLVPEGEEPELAAVLTTQFGRGERETQLSLSRALVGLGEVVLPALRAAATATEPRVRTHALATERLLRDPDAGFEFAIEEAKRVVALGGSGQAGQ; encoded by the coding sequence GTGACCATGACGCGACAGGACACGGACGAGCCGGCAGTGCTGCGGCAGCTGGAGGACGACCGTTCGTCCGTGCGGCTGCGGGCGGCCATGGCGGTCGGCACGACGCCCGAGCCGCGCTTCGTCGACAAGCTCGTCGAGCGCTGCGCGATCGAGCCCGAGTTCTTCGTCCGCGACATGCTGACGTGGGCGCTCGCCCGCCACCCGGTGTCCGTGACGCTCCCCGTGCTGCTCCGCGAAGTCCGTTCGGAGCGGGCGCAGGCACGGAGCCAGGCGTTGCACACGCTGTCCAAGATCGGGGACCGGCAGGCGTGGCCGGCGATCACCCGGGCGCTGCTGTGCGACGCCGACGACGAGGTGGCGCGGAGTGCCTGGCGGGCCGCGGTCGTGCTCGTGCCGGAGGGCGAGGAGCCGGAGTTGGCCGCGGTACTGACGACACAGTTCGGGCGCGGTGAGCGCGAGACGCAGCTGAGCCTCAGCCGGGCGCTGGTCGGGCTGGGTGAGGTCGTACTGCCGGCTCTGCGGGCCGCGGCGACGGCCACTGAACCTCGGGTTCGCACGCACGCTCTCGCGACGGAGCGGCTGCTGCGCGACCCGGACGCCGGTTTCGAGTTCGCCATCGAGGAGGCGAAACGCGTGGTGGCCCTCGGCGGATCGGGCCAGGCGGGACAATAG